CGGCGATCTCTTTCCTCATCACTGTGATGGCATCGATGATGGATTCCTTTATCACGATCGCGTAAAGTGGTATATTGTACTTCGTTGCAACTTCTTCGATCTTAAACCTATCGACACCGATACCACCGATCGCTGCACCGATACCCTCTGCGATATCACCAGTCTTCTCACCCTCCAACTTTAAAGCGGCATCTATCATCACTATCGCATTCGGTCTTAAACCCATTTCTTCGATCAACTTTTCTACGACAGTCCCGATTTGACCGACATTCCCAGCGGGCCCTTCAGCCTTGATTAAATACAGAAATCGACCATTAAACTCAGATTCGCCCATCACCGTATCCTTCCCTATTATCCTCTTCTCGGTATTGAGCATCAACTTACCAGCCACCATAGCACCGATACCATCACCTATCGGTTGGGCCGATTTGAACGCATCGATAGCCTTCATCAGGGCATCGGCCTCTTGGAGGATTATGGGCATAAGTACTTGTAGTTGTATGAGCACGTATAGACTCATAGTCCTTTTACCGAGTAGATAGTAGTGCCTCACGATCTTATAGATGAAGTTAAGGGCGGTAGTCGCTTCTAGGATATTTTCAGCAGCACTCATTTTGACCGGGTCGTTTATCGTGATCATCTTCCTCACTTCACTTCTTAATCGGTCATCCCTCAAAGTTATGATATGCTCGATCTTCTTCATAATCCCCGAGGGGTCTGTGTCTACGGGGAAGATTGTAAAGTACTCTAAGAATTGATCTATGCGTTCGGTCGGATCGTATGAAGTTTTACATACATTGGTGAAGTAGTCTATAGCTTCCTTTCTCGATCTTTCTTTCATCATCTTTAATTTATTTAAAGACCGACCTATCTCATTCAAAACCATCCACGTTTGAAACTTCTGTCCGTAGAGGAGGAAGAGGATAAAGGGCATGTAGAAGAGTAAGAAGTATAATGTAGGATTATCACCAAATATGTTTTCTCCAGGCCAAGTTAGTAAGTGTAGCGATTCTAACATTCTACAGACACACCAAGGTAATTAGCTTTTACTAATACATACTATTAATCGTTACGCCCCTTTAAAAGTATTTTAAAGGATGCACTTTCATTAATGAAAAAACCATATGGAATACAGAATAGGTGTTAAAGTGCCGGTCTGCTAACTCATAAGAACCTTAAATCGAATAACCGATCCTTTGGATCGATATCGATGGGAGAGTAGTATAGGTAGGCTTTGAGAAGATTAGCCCAATATAGAGGATGAATTATATCATTCACCAAAGCCGCCATAGATCGCTCGATTTCCGATGGCAAGTTATGAGTATCTTTTTAACTGAATCGATGCTGAAAGGATTTAAGAAGTATAAAACCCGGTTTAAGTAGAATGAAAAGGATGAAAAGAATAAAATGGATGAAATGGAGGTTAAGAGGGGCGCCGACACTACTGCTTCGCAAGGGCTCCCGCACCTTACTAACACAGTAGCGACGCACGGTTTGACTTCCGGGTTCGGAATGAGTCCGGGTCGGACCCGTGCGCTATGGTCGGCTGATTATTATCAATTCAGATTTACTATTTAACTTTTTTAACAGGTATGCGAGACATCTTATCGCTTTTTAATGGAATCTAAAGGTTCTTTTTGCTTCCCTCATACCTTTTATATTCTATCGATTAAGAACTTCATCCCCATCTAATCCTCTATTACCATATCTGAATTTATCACGCTCTTCCATCACCAATTATCTTAATTTGGCTTTGCATAATGTATGCTTGAAGGTCTATGGAGATAGATCGATTCTTATCGATTCGCATATATAGAAGGCCTCATAAGGTATGCTTCAACCTTCACAGAGGGTACGATTCGACCTTCCATAATTTTTGCATGTGATGATCTCTTTAATGATCCCTTCGCTACAAGGATCGTATTGTCGTAAGCTCAGCACTCGGTAAAGAATTCATGAAGTTTGACCTCTTTACGTGAAGACTTCAACTTCTCCAATTCTACCTTAAGGCGGGATATATCCGATTGAATTATGGTCTTCAATTGTGGATTGTAGATCGCCGCGGCCGGATGGTATGTAGCGATGAACCTTAAACCATCCTTCTCTACCAACCTGTTGTGAACACTCGATACCGAATTTCTGCCCAACATGGTCTGTACAGCGGTATTTCCCAGTAGACAGATGATTTTGGGTTTAATAAGTTCGATCTGTCTTTGCAGGTATGGCTTACACGATTCCCTCTCTTTATATGTCGGTCGGCGATTACCGGGTGGGCGGCACTTTACAACATTCGTTATAAATACGCTATCTCTTTGAAGGCCAGCGTTCTTTAAAAATTCATTCAAGAGCTTTCCGGCAGCACCGACGAAGGGCCTACCTTGACGGTCTTCTTCCGCACCCGGCCCTTCCCCTATAAACATGATTTCAGCATCTTCAGCCCCTTCTCCCGGGACCGGATTTATTCTTGATTGTGAAAGTTCACATAACTTACAACTCCTGATCTCTTCAGCAACCTTCATAAGGTCGTCTGAATGCATAAAAGGTTTATCGAATGATGCACATAAAAGTTTGATCTATGTAGTAAGAGGAGATACCATTTGATACCACTTAATTAAATAAAAGTCCCGCGGGCAGGATTTGAACCTGCGACACTCCGGTATCTGTACGCTTGGTAGGCTGGTGAGGTTAGCTTCAGCTAACCTCTACAGCACCTCCCCCTCTCTTGAGGGTCGGAAGCTCTTGGTAGTTGTAAACTTCTACCAAGCTGAGCTACCGCGGGCTCCAATTATATCTTCTTAAGATACGATAAATATGTTTTACTTAAGATATCTCATAATAGTTGGAGGCTAAGCTCAACATTTAACGTTCTAAATAGATTCATCGGTTACGATCGACCCTTCCAACCTTCTTCTTATTAACTAAATTTACTTCTACCCTTTCGATCGAACCTTCTATCCATTGAAAAGCCCCGTAATCTCCGGAAGGTTTCGATATGATCAACCACACGATCGGATTTATCTTCATAAATTCTAAATCTCTAACCGAAGGTTGAGGAGGGGCTGGATGGGAGTGAAAGACGCCGATCACATCCAAACCCTCTCTCTCAGCATCCAAGTACGCTCTAAGTAGATCTTCCGGTCTTATGCTGAAGGTGATCTGTGAAGCATCGGCATTCTCCACGATCGATACTTTATAGACTACAGCTACATCACCATAGACTCTCCCTATAAGAAGTGCACAC
The nucleotide sequence above comes from Nitrososphaerales archaeon. Encoded proteins:
- a CDS encoding DUF1512 domain-containing protein, with translation MLESLHLLTWPGENIFGDNPTLYFLLFYMPFILFLLYGQKFQTWMVLNEIGRSLNKLKMMKERSRKEAIDYFTNVCKTSYDPTERIDQFLEYFTIFPVDTDPSGIMKKIEHIITLRDDRLRSEVRKMITINDPVKMSAAENILEATTALNFIYKIVRHYYLLGKRTMSLYVLIQLQVLMPIILQEADALMKAIDAFKSAQPIGDGIGAMVAGKLMLNTEKRIIGKDTVMGESEFNGRFLYLIKAEGPAGNVGQIGTVVEKLIEEMGLRPNAIVMIDAALKLEGEKTGDIAEGIGAAIGGIGVDRFKIEEVATKYNIPLYAIVIKESIIDAITVMRKEIAEATDKVIGIIKRILDEKTKVGDKVFIIGVGNTLGIGQ
- a CDS encoding uracil-DNA glycosylase, which codes for MKVAEEIRSCKLCELSQSRINPVPGEGAEDAEIMFIGEGPGAEEDRQGRPFVGAAGKLLNEFLKNAGLQRDSVFITNVVKCRPPGNRRPTYKERESCKPYLQRQIELIKPKIICLLGNTAVQTMLGRNSVSSVHNRLVEKDGLRFIATYHPAAAIYNPQLKTIIQSDISRLKVELEKLKSSRKEVKLHEFFTEC
- a CDS encoding M67 family metallopeptidase, producing the protein MHRIHRLEIDTESFEALKIESDRVWPLEACALLIGRVYGDVAVVYKVSIVENADASQITFSIRPEDLLRAYLDAEREGLDVIGVFHSHPAPPQPSVRDLEFMKINPIVWLIISKPSGDYGAFQWIEGSIERVEVNLVNKKKVGRVDRNR